In the genome of Desulfovibrio desulfuricans, one region contains:
- the nrdD gene encoding anaerobic ribonucleoside-triphosphate reductase, whose product MLMKSSLFAETKPAQKLVGQNVGFERTRRITGYLVGTLDRFNNAKRAEEHDRVKHA is encoded by the coding sequence ATGCTGATGAAATCGAGTCTGTTTGCGGAAACCAAACCCGCACAGAAACTGGTTGGGCAGAATGTGGGTTTTGAACGCACCCGCCGCATCACTGGTTACCTTGTGGGAACGCTTGACCGTTTCAACAACGCCAAACGCGCTGAAGAGCACGACCGCGTCAAGCATGCCTGA
- a CDS encoding anaerobic ribonucleoside triphosphate reductase, whose amino-acid sequence MLVSIIKRDGTEVPFDSVKILNAITKANQAVGGEDMSPTDLLFVTEKVCKKLESRSLKHVEEIQDVVEETLIQYDYAKSAKAYILYRAEHTKIRNAESYLMDIYKKLTYSPALQEDIKRENANIDGDTAMGTMLRYGSEGSKFFIDNYILPKDASAAHINGDIHIHDKDFYMLTETCCQIDLIPLFKNGFSTGHGHLREPNSIESYSALACIAIQANQNEMHGGQSVPHFDFAMAEGVVKTYRKEYERAFAAFLRISNGLEEQAAIDAARGFIGLLPEGPRLGTCDDFGAALTAAAPEDQRDIAARAHAYAAGEALKYTERRTYQAMEALIHNLNTMNSRAGAQVPFSSINYGTDTSAEGRMVIKNLLRATKAGLGNGETSIFPVQIFKVKSGVNYNTEDPNYDLFKLAMEVSAMRLFPNFSFLDAPFNLKYYHPGDYNTEVAYMGCRTRVLGNVYDKDREVTCGRGNLSFTSINLPRLGLDARGDIDRFYALLNDKIDLVFRQLLHRLKIQSAKKVRNYPFLMGEGIWLDSDKLGWDDSIEEVLKHGTLTVGFIGLAETLKALVGKHHGESEEAQKLGLEIISQMRKRCDEEAEKTGLNFSLIATPAESLSGRFVTLDKAKYGSIPGITDRDYYTNSFHVPVYCPIKAFKKIQIEAPYHALTNAGHITYVELDGDTCKNLEAFESIIRFMHDNGVGYGSINHPLDRDPVCGYVGVINGACPRCGRKEGEAVSAELLEQLRKKYPHTPKWD is encoded by the coding sequence ATGCTCGTCAGCATAATAAAGCGCGACGGCACGGAAGTGCCTTTTGATTCGGTCAAGATTCTCAATGCCATCACCAAGGCTAACCAGGCTGTGGGTGGTGAAGACATGTCGCCCACCGACCTGCTGTTTGTCACCGAAAAGGTGTGCAAAAAGCTGGAGTCGCGCAGTCTCAAACATGTTGAAGAAATTCAGGATGTTGTTGAAGAAACGCTCATCCAGTACGACTACGCCAAAAGCGCTAAGGCCTACATTCTCTACCGCGCAGAGCATACGAAGATCCGTAATGCGGAATCGTATCTCATGGATATTTATAAAAAACTCACCTATTCTCCTGCCCTGCAGGAGGATATAAAGCGCGAAAACGCCAATATCGACGGTGATACGGCCATGGGAACCATGCTCAGGTACGGTTCTGAAGGCTCAAAGTTTTTTATCGACAATTACATTTTGCCCAAGGATGCCTCGGCCGCGCATATCAACGGCGACATCCATATTCATGACAAAGATTTTTACATGCTCACGGAAACGTGCTGCCAGATAGACCTGATCCCCCTGTTTAAAAACGGTTTTTCCACGGGGCACGGGCATTTGCGCGAGCCCAATTCCATTGAGAGCTATTCGGCCCTTGCCTGCATCGCCATTCAGGCCAACCAGAACGAAATGCACGGCGGCCAGAGCGTGCCGCATTTTGACTTTGCCATGGCCGAGGGCGTCGTCAAAACCTACCGCAAGGAATATGAACGCGCCTTTGCCGCCTTTTTGCGCATCAGTAACGGGCTTGAAGAACAGGCCGCCATTGATGCCGCCAGAGGGTTCATTGGTCTGCTGCCCGAAGGCCCGCGCCTGGGCACCTGCGACGATTTTGGCGCTGCCCTGACAGCGGCTGCCCCCGAAGATCAGCGCGACATTGCGGCGCGTGCGCACGCCTACGCTGCGGGCGAGGCCCTCAAGTATACCGAGCGCCGCACGTATCAGGCCATGGAAGCCCTGATCCACAACCTCAACACCATGAATTCTCGCGCCGGGGCGCAGGTTCCCTTCAGTTCCATCAACTACGGCACGGATACCTCGGCTGAAGGCCGCATGGTTATCAAAAACCTGCTGCGCGCCACCAAGGCCGGGCTGGGCAACGGCGAAACCTCCATTTTCCCCGTGCAGATTTTCAAGGTCAAGTCGGGCGTCAACTACAATACTGAAGATCCCAACTACGACCTGTTCAAGCTGGCCATGGAAGTATCCGCCATGCGGCTCTTCCCCAATTTCAGCTTTCTCGACGCGCCGTTTAACCTGAAGTACTATCATCCGGGCGACTACAATACCGAGGTGGCCTATATGGGCTGCCGCACGCGCGTGCTCGGCAACGTGTACGACAAAGACCGGGAGGTAACCTGCGGGCGCGGCAACCTGAGTTTTACGTCCATTAACCTGCCACGCCTGGGGCTGGACGCGCGGGGCGACATAGACCGTTTTTACGCCCTGCTCAACGACAAGATCGACCTCGTTTTTCGCCAGCTTTTGCACCGGCTCAAGATCCAGAGCGCCAAAAAGGTGCGCAACTATCCTTTCCTCATGGGCGAGGGAATCTGGCTTGATTCTGACAAGCTGGGTTGGGACGACAGCATTGAAGAAGTGCTCAAGCACGGTACGCTGACGGTGGGCTTTATCGGCCTTGCCGAAACGCTCAAGGCGCTTGTGGGCAAACATCACGGCGAGAGCGAAGAAGCGCAGAAACTGGGGCTTGAAATCATCTCCCAGATGCGTAAGCGCTGCGACGAAGAAGCGGAAAAAACCGGTCTCAATTTTTCACTCATCGCCACCCCCGCCGAAAGTCTCAGCGGGCGCTTCGTCACGCTCGACAAGGCCAAGTACGGCAGCATCCCCGGCATCACCGACAGGGATTATTATACCAACTCCTTCCACGTGCCGGTGTATTGCCCCATCAAGGCCTTTAAAAAAATACAGATTGAGGCTCCCTATCATGCCCTGACCAATGCAGGCCACATTACCTATGTGGAGCTGGACGGCGACACCTGCAAAAATCTTGAGGCATTTGAAAGTATTATCCGTTTTATGCACGACAACGGCGTTGGCTACGGCTCCATCAACCATCCTCTCGACCGCGACCCTGTCTGCGGTTACGTGGGCGTGATCAACGGAGCCTGCCCCCGTTGCGGGCGCAAGGAAGGCGAGGCCGTAAGCGCCGAACTGCTTGAACAATTGCGCAAAAAATACCCGCACACCCCCAAGTGGGACTAG
- a CDS encoding M16 family metallopeptidase, giving the protein MQRILLLLPLLLALLAGAASAAPGEQQVLTRLPNGLSVYIIKDTRFPLVATRLYVRTGSVNEDVKQAGISHLLEHMVFKGTDHRPKGQVARDVEALGGYLNAATSFDKTWFMTDMPAAHWRMGMDVVKEMAFQASLDPKELESEKEVVISELERDQDSPMSRLFESLQTSTLQNTVYGRPIIGFKETVRAVTADDLRAYVQRWYQPQNMLLLVAGDVDPQAVQQHAQELFGGLTNTNDVVAPPAVDLRKAPGGPRVEVVRGPWNKVYLGMAFPAPSLRDLRSVDLDVLSYLLGGDGTSLLSRKYEYEKQLVDGISVGNMSLDRAGMLYVTANMAPEKLEAFWQGLTTDLAKLKAADFKPEALKRARYNLEDSLDRSAETLNGLAAWLGAVQFELGGNQAEQNLRFTQRNVSQTQVQQAIDLWLDPGLVRVRVLAPENVKLPDLEAILQKNWPGAAAAKAAKQAAASAGQQEVVDLGQGRTVILIPDATVPYVAMDMMLPGGNALLKPEQQGLAELTASTIGDGCGKLDAQAVERYFADRAASLSAKAGLQTFTVSVTGPARFNADYFAMLSDVLGKPRFEAKEIKREAENMKAAIRQRADRPTAYLFSRVNPFLFPGGQAYGYDSLGTEANLGKFTPKDVRGFWEKQLVQPWVLAVAGDFDREAVLAFARSLPTPDGKGFTLATPSWGDARSLDLHLPGRNQAHVLQVFKAVPYTNPDAPALMLLQSVLSGQSGLLFSQMRDEQGLGYTVTAFYRAMPQAGMMAFYIGTTPDRVAQAREGFAKIITDIKAKPLPEELLQAGANRLLGEYYRDKQSLDARAGVAATDAVLGLPRDFSKSLIDKAAKLTPADIQAVAQKYLDEKNLYNMTLLP; this is encoded by the coding sequence ATGCAACGCATTTTATTGTTATTGCCCCTGCTGCTGGCCTTGCTGGCTGGCGCGGCCTCTGCCGCGCCGGGAGAGCAGCAGGTTTTGACGCGTCTGCCCAACGGGCTTTCTGTGTATATCATCAAGGATACCCGCTTTCCGCTGGTGGCGACCCGTCTGTATGTGCGCACTGGCTCTGTCAACGAAGACGTCAAACAGGCGGGCATCAGCCACCTGCTTGAGCATATGGTGTTCAAGGGCACAGACCACCGCCCCAAGGGGCAGGTGGCGCGTGATGTGGAGGCCCTTGGCGGCTACCTCAACGCTGCCACCAGCTTTGACAAAACCTGGTTCATGACCGACATGCCCGCTGCGCACTGGCGCATGGGCATGGATGTGGTCAAGGAAATGGCCTTCCAGGCCTCTCTTGATCCCAAGGAGCTGGAGTCGGAGAAGGAAGTGGTGATCTCCGAGCTTGAGCGCGATCAGGATTCGCCCATGAGCAGGCTGTTTGAAAGCCTGCAAACCTCGACCCTGCAAAATACCGTGTACGGGCGGCCCATCATCGGCTTCAAGGAAACCGTGCGCGCTGTTACGGCTGACGACCTGCGCGCTTATGTGCAGCGCTGGTATCAGCCGCAAAACATGTTGCTGCTGGTGGCGGGCGATGTTGACCCGCAGGCCGTGCAGCAGCACGCGCAGGAGCTTTTTGGCGGTTTGACCAATACCAACGACGTTGTTGCGCCCCCTGCGGTTGATTTGCGCAAAGCCCCCGGCGGCCCCCGCGTTGAAGTGGTGCGCGGCCCCTGGAACAAGGTTTACCTCGGCATGGCGTTTCCCGCGCCCTCTCTGCGCGACCTGCGGTCTGTGGACCTCGACGTGCTGAGCTACCTGCTGGGCGGCGACGGAACCTCGCTGCTGAGCCGCAAGTATGAATACGAGAAGCAGCTCGTGGACGGCATAAGCGTGGGCAACATGAGCCTTGACCGCGCGGGCATGCTGTACGTCACCGCCAATATGGCGCCGGAAAAGCTGGAGGCCTTCTGGCAGGGGCTGACCACTGACCTTGCCAAACTCAAGGCTGCGGATTTCAAGCCTGAAGCCCTCAAGCGCGCCCGCTACAACCTTGAGGACAGCCTTGACCGCTCGGCGGAGACGCTCAACGGTCTGGCGGCCTGGCTGGGGGCTGTGCAATTTGAACTGGGCGGCAACCAGGCGGAACAAAACCTGCGTTTCACCCAGCGCAATGTGTCGCAGACGCAGGTGCAGCAGGCCATTGACCTCTGGCTTGACCCCGGTTTGGTCAGGGTGCGCGTGCTTGCGCCCGAAAACGTCAAGCTGCCCGACCTTGAGGCGATTTTGCAAAAAAACTGGCCCGGAGCTGCCGCCGCCAAGGCGGCAAAGCAGGCCGCGGCATCGGCCGGTCAGCAGGAGGTTGTCGACCTGGGCCAGGGCCGCACGGTTATTCTCATCCCTGACGCAACCGTGCCCTATGTGGCCATGGACATGATGCTGCCCGGCGGCAACGCGCTGCTCAAGCCCGAGCAGCAGGGGCTCGCCGAGCTGACGGCCAGCACGATTGGCGACGGCTGCGGCAAGTTGGATGCGCAGGCCGTTGAAAGGTATTTTGCCGACCGCGCCGCTTCGCTCAGCGCCAAGGCTGGACTGCAGACCTTTACCGTTTCGGTGACCGGCCCCGCGCGCTTTAACGCCGACTATTTCGCCATGCTGTCCGACGTGCTGGGCAAGCCCCGGTTTGAAGCCAAGGAGATCAAGCGAGAGGCGGAAAACATGAAGGCGGCCATCCGTCAGCGTGCGGACAGGCCTACCGCGTATCTGTTCTCCCGCGTCAATCCCTTCCTCTTTCCTGGCGGGCAGGCCTACGGGTATGACAGCCTGGGCACGGAGGCGAACCTTGGCAAGTTTACCCCCAAGGATGTGCGTGGGTTCTGGGAGAAACAGCTGGTGCAGCCGTGGGTGCTTGCCGTGGCGGGCGACTTTGACCGCGAGGCCGTGCTGGCCTTTGCCCGCAGCCTGCCCACGCCTGACGGCAAGGGCTTTACCTTGGCAACGCCCTCGTGGGGCGACGCCCGCAGCCTCGACCTGCACCTGCCGGGCCGCAACCAGGCGCACGTGCTGCAGGTCTTTAAGGCTGTGCCCTATACGAATCCCGACGCGCCCGCGCTCATGCTGCTGCAGTCGGTGCTCTCCGGGCAAAGCGGCCTGCTGTTCAGCCAGATGCGCGACGAGCAGGGCCTTGGGTACACGGTCACGGCCTTTTACCGCGCCATGCCCCAGGCGGGCATGATGGCTTTTTACATTGGCACCACCCCCGACAGGGTCGCGCAGGCGCGCGAGGGCTTTGCCAAGATTATTACCGACATCAAGGCCAAACCCCTGCCCGAGGAATTGCTGCAAGCCGGGGCCAACCGTCTGCTTGGCGAGTACTACCGCGACAAGCAGAGCCTTGACGCCCGCGCCGGAGTTGCCGCGACAGATGCGGTGCTGGGCTTGCCGCGCGATTTCAGCAAGTCGCTCATCGACAAGGCGGCCAAACTGACCCCGGCGGATATTCAGGCAGTGGCGCAAAAATACCTGGATGAAAAAAATCTGTATAACATGACCTTGCTGCCCTAG
- a CDS encoding ABC transporter ATP-binding protein, producing the protein MLEIRNLHVRYGGIQAVQGISLNIPRGSIVTLIGANGAGKSSIIRSIAGLNKTISGDILLTRHEGDAPVSLMGLKPEDMVRKGISLSPEGRRILPHLTVEENLHLGAYSRSDKAEIAHDIEWVYSLFPRLKERSWQKGGTLSGGEQQMLAVGRALMSRPDLLMLDEPSLGLAPLLVREIFDIVKRINEEGKTVLLVEQNAFAALSVAHYAYILEVGRVVLEGSGQELLENPKVKEAYLGG; encoded by the coding sequence ATGCTTGAAATTCGTAATCTCCACGTGCGCTACGGCGGCATCCAGGCCGTCCAGGGCATTAGCCTGAATATCCCGCGCGGCAGCATTGTGACGCTTATCGGGGCCAACGGCGCGGGCAAGAGCAGTATTATCCGCTCCATTGCCGGCCTGAATAAAACCATCAGCGGCGACATTCTGCTGACCCGTCACGAGGGCGATGCTCCGGTTTCGCTCATGGGGCTCAAGCCGGAAGACATGGTGCGCAAGGGTATCTCGCTTTCTCCGGAAGGGCGGCGCATACTGCCCCATCTGACGGTAGAGGAAAACCTGCACCTTGGCGCTTACTCGCGCAGCGACAAGGCCGAGATAGCCCACGATATCGAGTGGGTCTACAGCCTGTTTCCCCGGCTCAAGGAACGCAGCTGGCAGAAGGGCGGCACGCTCTCTGGCGGTGAACAGCAGATGCTGGCTGTGGGGCGTGCTCTTATGAGCCGTCCTGACCTGCTCATGCTCGACGAACCCTCGCTGGGCCTTGCCCCGCTGCTGGTGCGTGAAATTTTCGACATCGTCAAGCGCATCAACGAAGAGGGCAAAACCGTGCTGCTGGTTGAGCAAAACGCCTTTGCGGCCCTCTCGGTGGCGCACTACGCCTACATTCTTGAAGTTGGGCGCGTGGTGCTTGAAGGTTCTGGGCAAGAGCTGCTTGAAAACCCCAAAGTCAAGGAAGCCTACCTGGGAGGCTAG
- a CDS encoding ABC transporter ATP-binding protein, whose amino-acid sequence MSEFILPKAPNYEGALLLAKDVTMRFGGVTAVSDLSIALPKGSIAGIIGPNGAGKTTAFNVLSGFYTPQEGDVIFGGKSVKGLGPAQICNLGMARTFQNIRLSQQMTVLENIMVGCHVRRHCPWWMAPLGIPAFYKEEAAIVEKSKQLADRVNLSANLDDQAGSLPYGAQRRLEIARALATEPKLLLLDEPAAGMNPQESLELMHFIGHIRDEFGLTILLIEHDMKVVMGVCQYIWVMEYGALIAEGNPEAIRNNPVVIRAYLGEDASMEKAI is encoded by the coding sequence ATGAGCGAGTTCATTCTGCCCAAGGCCCCCAATTACGAGGGCGCACTGCTGCTGGCCAAAGACGTAACCATGCGTTTTGGCGGCGTTACCGCCGTGAGCGATCTTTCCATTGCCTTGCCCAAGGGCTCCATTGCGGGCATTATCGGCCCCAACGGCGCGGGCAAAACCACAGCCTTTAACGTGCTGAGCGGTTTTTACACCCCTCAGGAAGGCGACGTGATTTTTGGCGGCAAGAGCGTCAAGGGGCTTGGCCCCGCGCAAATCTGCAACCTGGGCATGGCCCGCACGTTTCAGAATATCCGCCTTTCGCAGCAGATGACCGTGCTCGAAAACATCATGGTAGGTTGTCACGTGCGCAGGCACTGCCCCTGGTGGATGGCTCCTCTGGGCATACCAGCGTTTTATAAAGAAGAAGCCGCCATTGTTGAAAAAAGCAAGCAGCTGGCAGATAGGGTGAACCTGAGCGCCAACCTTGATGATCAGGCTGGCAGCCTGCCCTACGGCGCGCAACGCAGGCTCGAAATTGCCCGCGCCCTGGCCACCGAGCCCAAACTTTTGCTGCTCGACGAGCCAGCTGCAGGCATGAACCCGCAGGAAAGCCTTGAGCTCATGCATTTTATTGGTCATATCCGTGATGAATTCGGCCTCACCATCCTGCTCATCGAGCACGATATGAAGGTGGTCATGGGCGTGTGCCAGTACATCTGGGTTATGGAGTACGGCGCTCTTATCGCTGAAGGCAATCCGGAAGCCATACGCAACAACCCTGTGGTTATCCGCGCCTATCTTGGCGAGGACGCCTCAATGGAAAAAGCTATATAA
- a CDS encoding branched-chain amino acid ABC transporter permease, with protein MRLNRSTLLSIMVMLLFGLVLSQAESFLGDYQIYIAKLIFINAILALSLNLIYGFTGLFSLGHAGFIAIGAYVSALCILNPEQKEMMWILEPIIWPFSELFTPFWVSVLAGGLVATIFAFIIAVPVLRLGDDYLGIATLGFAEIIRVIIVNATSVTNGSLGIKGIPGHADLLSCYIWTLFTLIVLSRLIFSNFGNVLRCIRDNEIAARVMGINVFRYKVLSFCIGAFFAGVGGALLGTHLSTIDPKMFNFLLTFNVLMFVVAGGLGSLTGSLLGATVITILLEWLRAIEEPINLGFIEIPGIPGMRMVVFSLVLLAIILYRREGIMGTRELTWKTIGAFFRRGKA; from the coding sequence ATGCGCCTGAACAGAAGCACACTTCTGAGCATCATGGTCATGCTGCTGTTTGGCCTAGTGCTCTCCCAGGCAGAAAGTTTTCTCGGCGATTATCAGATTTATATCGCCAAGCTCATCTTCATCAACGCGATCCTGGCGCTTTCGCTCAATCTCATCTACGGCTTCACCGGTCTTTTTTCGCTGGGGCACGCAGGTTTTATCGCCATCGGCGCGTATGTATCGGCCCTGTGCATCCTGAACCCCGAGCAAAAAGAGATGATGTGGATTCTCGAACCCATCATCTGGCCTTTTTCTGAGCTGTTCACGCCTTTTTGGGTTTCGGTGCTGGCTGGCGGGCTGGTGGCCACCATCTTTGCCTTTATCATCGCCGTGCCCGTGCTGCGCCTCGGCGACGACTATCTTGGCATAGCCACCCTGGGTTTTGCCGAAATCATCCGCGTCATCATTGTCAACGCCACCTCGGTGACCAACGGTTCGCTGGGCATCAAGGGTATTCCCGGGCATGCGGACCTGCTCTCGTGTTATATCTGGACGCTGTTTACGCTCATTGTGCTGTCGCGGCTGATATTCAGCAATTTCGGCAACGTGCTGCGCTGTATACGCGATAACGAAATTGCCGCCCGGGTCATGGGCATCAACGTGTTTCGCTACAAGGTGCTCTCGTTCTGCATCGGCGCGTTTTTTGCCGGTGTGGGCGGGGCGCTGCTGGGTACGCACCTTTCGACCATCGACCCAAAAATGTTCAACTTTCTGCTGACCTTCAACGTGCTCATGTTCGTTGTGGCTGGCGGTCTTGGTTCACTGACGGGCAGCCTGCTGGGCGCTACGGTCATCACCATCCTGCTTGAATGGCTGCGCGCCATTGAAGAACCCATAAATCTGGGGTTCATCGAAATTCCCGGCATCCCCGGCATGCGCATGGTGGTGTTTTCGCTGGTGCTGCTGGCAATTATTCTTTACCGGCGTGAGGGCATCATGGGAACCAGGGAGCTGACCTGGAAAACTATTGGTGCATTCTTCAGGAGGGGCAAGGCATGA
- a CDS encoding branched-chain amino acid ABC transporter permease, whose protein sequence is MSLDMFLQHCFNALTLGSLYALIAIGYTMVYGILRLINFAHGDILMLGAYFVFFGTFAFGWPWGVAAVVAVLGASVLGILVERIAYRPLRDAPRISALISAIAVSFFIESLAVVIFTGQPRPVLQPEWLVSEWQLGGIRILPLTAFVPAMTIVLVGILLYVVYRTKPGLAMRAISKDIETTRLLGVRVDNIIALTFGIGSALAAASGIMWALRYPQVHPYMGIMPGLKAFIAAVFGGIGSIQGAVIGGVALGFVEIMTVAFMPELSGYRDAFAFVLLVLVLLFKPTGLLGERMEEKI, encoded by the coding sequence ATGAGCCTTGACATGTTTTTGCAGCACTGTTTCAACGCCCTGACCCTTGGGTCGCTGTATGCGCTAATCGCCATCGGCTACACCATGGTTTACGGCATCCTGCGCCTGATCAACTTTGCCCACGGCGATATTTTGATGCTAGGCGCGTACTTTGTCTTTTTTGGCACATTCGCCTTCGGCTGGCCCTGGGGCGTAGCCGCTGTGGTCGCCGTTTTGGGCGCCAGCGTGCTCGGCATCCTTGTGGAAAGGATAGCCTACAGACCCCTGCGCGATGCCCCCAGAATTTCGGCGCTTATCAGCGCCATTGCCGTGTCGTTTTTTATTGAAAGCCTTGCCGTGGTTATCTTTACCGGTCAGCCCCGCCCCGTACTGCAGCCGGAGTGGCTGGTTTCCGAATGGCAGCTTGGCGGCATACGCATTCTGCCCCTCACGGCCTTTGTGCCCGCTATGACCATCGTGCTTGTGGGCATTCTGCTGTACGTGGTTTACCGCACCAAGCCCGGCCTCGCCATGCGCGCCATTTCAAAAGATATTGAAACAACGCGGCTGCTTGGCGTGCGCGTGGACAACATTATTGCCCTTACCTTTGGCATTGGTTCCGCGCTGGCGGCGGCCTCGGGCATCATGTGGGCCCTGCGCTACCCGCAGGTGCACCCCTACATGGGCATCATGCCGGGCCTCAAGGCCTTTATCGCCGCAGTGTTTGGCGGCATCGGCTCCATCCAGGGCGCGGTTATCGGCGGCGTTGCCCTGGGCTTTGTAGAAATCATGACAGTGGCCTTTATGCCTGAGCTTTCCGGTTATCGAGACGCCTTTGCCTTTGTGCTGCTGGTGCTTGTGCTGCTGTTCAAGCCCACGGGTCTGCTGGGCGAGCGAATGGAGGAGAAGATCTAA
- a CDS encoding ABC transporter substrate-binding protein, whose protein sequence is MKLGKFLAALAGLALTFGVAGQALAADATPIKIGVYLPLTGQNAFGGQLELEGVRLAQKEMPKVLDRPVELVVVDNKSDKVESANAVKRLVERDKVVALIGTYGSSLAMAGAEVAEKAAVPGVGTSCTNPLVTQGKKYYFRACFIDPYQGAAAATYAYETLGFRKAAVLMDMTSDYAVGLSSFFTRDFKKLGGEIVATLKYSSGDQDFTAQLTELIAKKPDIVFMPAYFAEGAIIMKQARELGAKFRLMGADAMDNPDTLKLGGKAAEGFLHTTFPYDPAMPNMSPAAKRFTEAWKAAYPDKETNVNGALGYNTYFLILDAIKRANSADPKAIAKALAETKDLPTALGLLTINKTHDAEMPVGIIEYKDGKRVYVGEVTPK, encoded by the coding sequence ATGAAACTGGGTAAATTTCTTGCCGCGCTGGCTGGTCTGGCGCTGACCTTCGGCGTTGCCGGCCAGGCGCTTGCCGCCGATGCCACCCCCATCAAAATTGGCGTGTACCTTCCCCTGACCGGGCAGAATGCCTTTGGCGGCCAGCTCGAACTTGAGGGCGTGCGTCTTGCACAGAAGGAAATGCCCAAGGTTCTTGATCGCCCCGTTGAGCTGGTGGTGGTCGACAACAAGTCCGACAAGGTCGAATCGGCCAACGCCGTGAAGCGCCTTGTGGAACGCGACAAGGTCGTTGCCCTCATCGGCACCTACGGCTCCTCGCTGGCCATGGCCGGCGCAGAAGTGGCCGAAAAGGCCGCCGTGCCCGGCGTGGGCACCTCGTGCACCAACCCCCTCGTGACCCAGGGCAAGAAGTACTACTTCCGCGCCTGCTTCATCGACCCCTACCAGGGCGCCGCTGCCGCTACCTATGCCTATGAAACCCTCGGCTTCCGCAAGGCCGCCGTGCTCATGGACATGACCAGCGACTACGCTGTGGGCCTCTCCAGCTTCTTTACCCGCGACTTCAAGAAGCTCGGCGGCGAAATTGTGGCCACCCTCAAGTACAGCTCCGGCGATCAGGACTTTACCGCCCAGCTGACCGAACTTATCGCCAAAAAGCCTGACATCGTCTTCATGCCCGCGTACTTCGCCGAAGGCGCCATCATCATGAAGCAGGCCCGCGAGCTTGGCGCCAAGTTCCGCCTCATGGGCGCAGACGCCATGGACAACCCCGACACCCTCAAGCTCGGCGGCAAGGCTGCCGAGGGCTTCCTGCACACCACCTTCCCTTACGACCCGGCCATGCCCAACATGAGCCCCGCCGCCAAGCGCTTCACCGAAGCCTGGAAGGCCGCCTATCCTGACAAGGAAACCAACGTTAACGGCGCTCTTGGTTACAACACCTACTTCCTGATCCTTGACGCCATCAAGCGCGCCAATTCCGCCGACCCCAAGGCCATTGCCAAGGCTCTTGCGGAAACCAAGGATCTGCCCACCGCTCTGGGCCTGCTGACCATCAACAAGACCCATGACGCTGAAATGCCCGTGGGCATCATTGAATACAAGGATGGCAAGCGCGTTTATGTGGGCGAAGTAACCCCCAAATAA